AGACATGGATATTCCTAAAGATAAAATTTCACTAGAGGAATTTTTTATTTTATTTCGAAATATAAATTTTTCTGAAGAAACGATTTTAGTAATTGATAATTTTCAATTAGTTCAAAATAAAATTATTAATAATTTTATAATAAGTATTGGAGAAAAATTATTAAAAAATGTACATATAGTTATTCTTACACAAAATCATAGTATAGAAAATATTCTTGATATGATTTTGAAAAAACAGTTAAATCATATAACAAAATCATATTTTGAGCTGGATGTATCTGAAATTCAAAAGTATTATATGCTTTGTGGAATTTCTTTAAATGAAAATGAATCAACAAATCTTTATAAATACTGTGGTGGTTGGATAAGTGTTTTATATCTTCAAATGCTTGATTATATTGAAAATAAAAGATTTCAATCAACAGACAATATTTATTTTTTAATAGAAAAAATTATGAATGATAAGTTTTCAGAAAAAGCAAAAACAAACTTTTTGAAACTTTGTTTTTGTGAAGATTTTACAGTAGAAAAGTTGAAGTTTATACTAGAGAGCACTGATGTATCAGATTTTATTAGTGAGATACATGATGTTAATATATTTATAAAATATGATGTGGATAAAAAAGTATATTGTATTCAGACTATTTTGATCGACTATTTGCAAAAAAGCTTTGAAAAATTTGATACAAATTTTCAAAATAAAATTATATTAAAAATTGGAGAGTGGTACCAACACAATAACCATCATTTACAAGCAATACTTATTTTTTATAGAATAAAAAACTTTGAATCTATATTTAGCATGAATATTAGAGCCGATGACATTACAAAAGATATGAAGGAAAAAGATAAAGATATAATATTAGAAATTGTGCAAACTTGCCCAAATGAAATCAAAAAGAAATATTCTAAAAATCTTATTGTGTTTGCTTTGATATTGTCTCAATATAAAGAATGGAATTATTTGGAGTTACTAAAAAAAGAAATTGCTGACAATATAAAAGATAGTGAAATCTTATCTGAAAAGGAAAAAACAAGTCTTATGGGAGAATTGACCTTTCTTTCAGTTTTTACAGCATATAATGATATTGAAGTTATGAGTAAGGAAAGTAAAAAAGCTTATGAGATGCTTGGAGGGCAAACAAAGCTTATAAATATCAGGGAATCATGGACATGCGGATCACCATCAGTATTATATATGTTCTATAGAAAAAGCGGAACATTAGATAAAGAACTTAAAACTATGAATGAAGGTATATCATATTACTATAAATTAACAGATAATCATGGGTATGGTGCTGAAGCAGTTATGAAAGCCGAAATACTTTTAAATCGTGGGGATTGTAAAGGTGCAGAAATATTATGTTATAAAGCAATTTACATGTCTGAAAGTAAAAAGCAATATAGTATTTATTTGTGTGCTAAATTTGTTATGCTTCGTATTGCTATAATCGATGGAAATTTCATCAAATTCAAGAGCATATTAAAAACATTAAAAGAAAAAATAAAATCATATGATCTTAATCGAGCTATAGATTTATGTGAGGGATTTATATTCAGCAATATAGGTCAAATGGAATTAATACCTAAATGGCTATCTTCCGGTGATATTGAAAAAGAAGGACTTTCTTTTTTAACTGTTTCTTATGCAAATATAATTTATGGAAAAACATTATTCTTAAAAGGTGAATATTTAAAACTTCTAGGGATTAGTCAACAATTTTTAGAAGTTGCAAGTACTTTTCCAAATATTTATTCATATGTATATACCTATATATATATGGCAGCAGCACGTTTAAAACTTGGTGAAAAAGAAATGGCTATTGAATCTTTAAAAAGTGCTTTAGAGATAGCTATACCAGATAGAATTTACATGCCTTTTGTAGAAAATGGTAAGTATATTTTAGCTATACTTAAAGAAGTAAGACAAGGTGAGTTATATAAAAATGAGATACAAGATATATTAAAATTATATAATGACTATAAAAATGGCATAGAAAAAATGAGAACTTCAAATCAACTTAATAAAATACCACAAATGACGGAGAGAGAACTTGAAGTTGCAAAGCTTGCAGCAAAAAGTTTAACTAATAAAGAAATCGGAGAACAATTATATATTTCACAAAATACTGTAAAGTTTTATTTAAAGTCAATTTTTAACAAGCTTTCAATTACATCTCGCTCTAAATTAAAAACATATTTTATACAATAAATTACTAATATGCAAAATAATTTATAAAATTATAATATTACCCATGATGGGTAGGTTACAACAAACCTATTATATTTTATACTAAATTACATAATAAAGATTCCAAATATCATTATTATTCATATCATATTAATCACACTAATTATTTAAATCACTTTAGGAAGGAAAAAATATTAAGGGAGGGAATTATATTATGCAACAACAATTGAATTTAGAAAGAGAAGAAATTCTGCTCAAAGAACAAGAGGTTTCGCTTGGAAAAAAAATAGAATCCAGAATAGGGTATTGTTTTGTAAAGAGAACCATAGATATTATTTGTTCATTAATGGGATTAATAACTTTAAGTCCGTTATTGATAATAATTTCAATGTTAATAAAAATTGAGTCAAAAGGTCCAATGTTTTTTTGCCAAGAAAGAGTTGGAAAGAATGAAAAAGCTTTTCGAATGTATAAGTTCAGATCTATGGTTGTTAATGCAGAAGAATTAAAAAAGAAATTGGTAAGCCAAAATGAAATGAGTGGGCCAATGTTTAAAATGAAGGAAGATCCTAGAGTAACCCAAATTGGTAAATTTATAAGAAAGACAAGCATAGATGAACTGCCACAGTTGATTAATGTATTAAAAGGGGAAATGAGCCTGGTGGGTCCAAGACCATCACTTCCAGATGAAGTAGCAGACTTTGAAAATTGGATGATGAAAAGACTAGAGGTAAAACCAGGACTTACTTGTTACTGGCAAGTATCAGGCAGAAATGATATTGAATTTGAGGATTGGATGAAACTTGATGTGAAATATGTAGCAGAAAGAAATACATTAACAGATATAAAACTAATATGTAAAACATTTTTTGTACTTTTTGGAGATAAGCATGCAAGATAGAAAAGGGAGAGATTAAAATGAAAATAGTAGTTGCAGGAACTGGATACGTAGGTCTAGTTACAGGTGCATGTCTTTCAGAAGTGGGACACAATGTAACCTGTGTGGACATTGATGAAAATAAAGTTGAAAAGATGAAACAAGGAATTTCACCTATATATGAACCAGGATTAGATGAATTGTTAAAAAGAAATCATGATGAAGGAAAATTGGACTTTACAGTGGATTATGAAAATGCATACAAAGATGCAGATTTAGTATTTGTAGGAGTTGGTACTCCAGAAAGGGAAGATGGTTCGGCTAATTTAGATTATGTCTTTAATGTTTGCAAACAAATTGCAGAAAATATAGAAAAAGACTGCTTGGTAGTGGTAAAATCAACAGTTCCAATAGGAACTAATGACAGGGTTGAAGGATTTTTACAAGAAATTGTTAAAAATAATGTACATGTAGAAGTGGCTTCAAATCCAGAATTCTTAGCACAGGGAACTGCAGTTGTTGATACATTATATGCTAAAAGAATAGTAATTGGCGTTGAATCAAAAAATGCAGAAAATATCTTAAGAAAAGTATATGAAAGATACAATCAACCAATAGTTGTAACTAACAGAAAAAGTGCAGAAATGATTAAATATGCTTCAAATGACTTTTTAGCTCTTAAGATTTCTTTTATGAATGAAATAGCTAATTTCTGTGAGATGGTTGGAGCAGATGTTGAGGATGTAGCTAAAGGAATGAGCTTTGACCCAAGAATAGGCGATAAATTCTTAAATGCAGGAATCGGATATGGCGGATCATGTTTCCCTAAAGATACAAAGGCACTTCATTGGCTTGCAAATGATAGTGGATATGAATTGAAAACAATAAAGGCAACCATAGAAGTAAATCAAAATCAAAAGTATAAATTATTCAGAGCAGCTAAACAAAAATTTGGTAGCTTAAAAGGATTCAAAGTAGCAGTACTTGGATTAACATTTAAGCCAGGAACTGATGATTTAAGAGAAGCACCATCAATACCTAATGTAAGAAGGTTATTAGATGAAGGTGCAGAAATAGTAGCATATGATCCAGTAGGAATTGATAATTTCAAGAGAATATATCCAACTGAAGTTAAATATGTAGAGACTCCAGAAGAAACTTTAAAAGGTGCGGATTTGGCGTTTATATTTACTGAGTGGAATGAGATTAGAGATTTAGATTTAAGTTTATATGAAGAGTTGATGGAGACTCCTGTTATATTTGATGGGAGAAATTGTTATACAATTAATGAGGTAAAAGAAAGAAATATAGAATATCATTCTGTTGGAAGAAAAGCTATTCTAAATTTAGAAAATGCTAAAAGAGAAGTAGCAGCGACAATAAGATAGATAATGAATAAGGGGAATACTAATGAAACACGTATTTATTATAGGCTCAAAAGGAATACCTGCAAAATATGGTGGATTTGAGACATTCGTTGAAAAACTAACAGAAGGACAGAAAAGTAAAGAAATAAAATACCATGTTTCTTGTTTAGCAGATAATTCTAAAGAGTTTGAGCATAATGGAGCAAGGTGCTTTAATGTAAAAGTACCTAATATTGGTCCAGCAAAAGCAGTTTATTATGATATAGTGGCATTAAAAGAATGTATAAAATACATAAGAAAGAATAATATAAAAAACTCAATAGTATATATCTTAGCTTGTAGAATTGGACCATTTATTGGTTATTTTAAACAGAAATTAAAAAAATTAGGTGTATCATTAATTGTTAATCCAGATGGCCATGAATGGAAGAGAGCAAAATGGAATAAAGCTATAAGACAATATTGGAAAACTTCAGAGAAATACATGGTTAAGCATGCAGACTTGTTAATATGTGATTCAAAGAATATTGAAAAATATATAAAAGAAGATTATAAACAGTACAAGCCAAAAACAACTTTTATAGCTTATGGAGCTGATACTGAAAAATCGAAATTATCTGATGATGATAATACTTTGCTTAAATGGTATAAAGAAAAAGATATTAAGAAAAAAGAATACTATCTAGTTGTAGGTAGATTTGTTCCAGAAAACAACTATGAAACTATGATAACTGAATTTATGAAATCAAAAACATATAAGGATTTTGTATTAATAACAAATATAGAGGGAAATAAATTCTATAACGAGTTAAAAGAAAAGACAAGGTTTAATAAAGATAAAAGAATAAAGTTTGTTGGAACAGTTTATAATCAAGAATTGTTAAAAAAGATTAGAGAAGATGCTTACGGATATTTCCATGGACATGAAGTTGGAGGAACTAATCCATCTTTATTAGAGGCATTAGCTACAACTGACTTGAACATCTTATTGAATGTTGGATTTAATAGAGAAGTTGGAGAAGACGGGGCATTATACTTTAATAAAGAAAGTGGAGATCTAGCAAGATTGGTAGACAGCTTAGAATCATATGAAGAAATTGCTGCTACTTCCCTTGGTGGAGTGGCTAAAGATAGGGTCTTAAAAGAGTACACTTGGGAGAAAATAATTAATGATTATG
The window above is part of the Clostridium saccharoperbutylacetonicum N1-4(HMT) genome. Proteins encoded here:
- a CDS encoding UDP-glucose dehydrogenase family protein; the protein is MKIVVAGTGYVGLVTGACLSEVGHNVTCVDIDENKVEKMKQGISPIYEPGLDELLKRNHDEGKLDFTVDYENAYKDADLVFVGVGTPEREDGSANLDYVFNVCKQIAENIEKDCLVVVKSTVPIGTNDRVEGFLQEIVKNNVHVEVASNPEFLAQGTAVVDTLYAKRIVIGVESKNAENILRKVYERYNQPIVVTNRKSAEMIKYASNDFLALKISFMNEIANFCEMVGADVEDVAKGMSFDPRIGDKFLNAGIGYGGSCFPKDTKALHWLANDSGYELKTIKATIEVNQNQKYKLFRAAKQKFGSLKGFKVAVLGLTFKPGTDDLREAPSIPNVRRLLDEGAEIVAYDPVGIDNFKRIYPTEVKYVETPEETLKGADLAFIFTEWNEIRDLDLSLYEELMETPVIFDGRNCYTINEVKERNIEYHSVGRKAILNLENAKREVAATIR
- a CDS encoding LuxR C-terminal-related transcriptional regulator; protein product: MSKKYNTKAQYFTDKLKNKLSDITHYPLTIMEAPCGYGKTTAAEEFLNKLDAKVLWMVLDSNSTSDFWIKFCHSLSDIDKDIVLKTKDMDIPKDKISLEEFFILFRNINFSEETILVIDNFQLVQNKIINNFIISIGEKLLKNVHIVILTQNHSIENILDMILKKQLNHITKSYFELDVSEIQKYYMLCGISLNENESTNLYKYCGGWISVLYLQMLDYIENKRFQSTDNIYFLIEKIMNDKFSEKAKTNFLKLCFCEDFTVEKLKFILESTDVSDFISEIHDVNIFIKYDVDKKVYCIQTILIDYLQKSFEKFDTNFQNKIILKIGEWYQHNNHHLQAILIFYRIKNFESIFSMNIRADDITKDMKEKDKDIILEIVQTCPNEIKKKYSKNLIVFALILSQYKEWNYLELLKKEIADNIKDSEILSEKEKTSLMGELTFLSVFTAYNDIEVMSKESKKAYEMLGGQTKLINIRESWTCGSPSVLYMFYRKSGTLDKELKTMNEGISYYYKLTDNHGYGAEAVMKAEILLNRGDCKGAEILCYKAIYMSESKKQYSIYLCAKFVMLRIAIIDGNFIKFKSILKTLKEKIKSYDLNRAIDLCEGFIFSNIGQMELIPKWLSSGDIEKEGLSFLTVSYANIIYGKTLFLKGEYLKLLGISQQFLEVASTFPNIYSYVYTYIYMAAARLKLGEKEMAIESLKSALEIAIPDRIYMPFVENGKYILAILKEVRQGELYKNEIQDILKLYNDYKNGIEKMRTSNQLNKIPQMTERELEVAKLAAKSLTNKEIGEQLYISQNTVKFYLKSIFNKLSITSRSKLKTYFIQ
- a CDS encoding sugar transferase, which encodes MQQQLNLEREEILLKEQEVSLGKKIESRIGYCFVKRTIDIICSLMGLITLSPLLIIISMLIKIESKGPMFFCQERVGKNEKAFRMYKFRSMVVNAEELKKKLVSQNEMSGPMFKMKEDPRVTQIGKFIRKTSIDELPQLINVLKGEMSLVGPRPSLPDEVADFENWMMKRLEVKPGLTCYWQVSGRNDIEFEDWMKLDVKYVAERNTLTDIKLICKTFFVLFGDKHAR
- the cps2T gene encoding beta 1-4 rhamnosyltransferase Cps2T codes for the protein MKHVFIIGSKGIPAKYGGFETFVEKLTEGQKSKEIKYHVSCLADNSKEFEHNGARCFNVKVPNIGPAKAVYYDIVALKECIKYIRKNNIKNSIVYILACRIGPFIGYFKQKLKKLGVSLIVNPDGHEWKRAKWNKAIRQYWKTSEKYMVKHADLLICDSKNIEKYIKEDYKQYKPKTTFIAYGADTEKSKLSDDDNTLLKWYKEKDIKKKEYYLVVGRFVPENNYETMITEFMKSKTYKDFVLITNIEGNKFYNELKEKTRFNKDKRIKFVGTVYNQELLKKIREDAYGYFHGHEVGGTNPSLLEALATTDLNILLNVGFNREVGEDGALYFNKESGDLARLVDSLESYEEIAATSLGGVAKDRVLKEYTWEKIINDYENLFIKLN